The following nucleotide sequence is from bacterium.
ATCGACCAGGACCGCTGCATCCACTGCGACTGGTGCCTGAAGGTGATGCCGCGCGACTGCATCCACAAGGTGAGCTACATCTTCCAATCGAACGAAGGGGTCACGACGACGTTCGTCGACACGCCGATCCCGCGCGACGCGACGTATATCTGGATCGACTCCAATGAGTGCATCCGCTGCGGCGCGTGCCTGCGCGTCTGCCCCACGGAGGCGATCTCCGTGCGCACGACGGACATCGGCGAGCGCGACGCCGTTCCGGTGACGTTCGTGTCCGGCGAGCGATCCGCGGCGTTTCCGACGCGGGATTGATCGCGATTTTTCACCACCGAGAACGCGGAGGACACGGAGGGTGAACAAAAAACCTCTGTGCTCTCCGTGTTCTCTGTGGTAAAAATCCTCCTGCGATTTCATTCCGTTTTCCGCATTTTCCATTGAAATGGCATCCATGGGGTTTCGCGCCGTGACCATCGCCTTTGCCCTCCTCGCGCTTTGCGCCCTTGCCACCATTGCGTCCACCGCCGACAAGATCGAGCGCCTGCGCGCGCGCGAGATGGGCGTGAAAATCGGCCGGCTGAAGACCGGGCCGCTCAACGCGATCACGGACGTTAAGGGCGTAAAGGTCGGGCACGCGACGCTCACCGAAGGCGATAACGTGCGCACGGGCGTGACGGTCGTATTGCCGCACGGCGGCAACCTGTTTCAGGAGAAAGTGCCGGCGGCGATCTTCCTGGGCAACGCGTTCGGGAAGCTCGCCGGTTATACGCAAGTCGAGGAACTCGGCAACATCGAAACGCCGATCGCGCTGACGAACACGCTGAACATCGGCCCGGTCGTCGAGGGGCTCGTTCGCTACACGCTCGCGCAGCCGGGCAACGGGGAATTGCAGTCGATCAACGCGGTCGCCGGCGAGGTCAACGACGGGTTTCTCTCCGACATCCAGGGCCTGCACGTCCGCCCGAAACACGTGTTCGAGGCGATCGAAAACGCGGCGGGCGGGCCGGTGCCGGAGGGCAGCGTCGGCGGCGGGCACGGCGCGCGGACGATGGGCTACAAATCGGGCATCGGCACCGCGAGCCGCGTCGTGAAGATCGGCGATAAAAAGTACACGCTCGGCGTTCTCGTGACGTCGAACTTCGGCGGTTCGCTCGTGGTCGACGGGATACCGGTCGGACGCATTCTCGCGAAGAAAATGCGGAGTGCGGAATTGGGAATGCGGAATGAAATGCAGGCTGCGTTAACCACGGAGAGCACAGAGGACACAGAGGGTAATTACGATGTCAGCCGCGATGTCGGTGCCGCAAGCGACAGCGCGCGGTCTGCGTCGCATCGCCAATCGGCTACGCTCGCCTCCGACACCGGCGCATCGTCCGACAACGACGACGACTTCCCCGAGGACGAGCGCGGGTCGTGCGTCGTCGTGATCGCGACCGACGCGCCCGTGCTCGCGCGCAACCTCAAGCGCCTGGGCGCGCGCGCGAACCAGGCGCTCGGCCGCGTCGGTTCGCACTTCTCCAATGGCTCCGGCGACTACTTCATCGCCTTCTCGACGCACCCGGATCTGCGCATCAAACACGGCGCGACGATGACCGGCGGTTCCGAGCTTGAAAACGCGGCGATGAACCCGCTTTTCGTCGCCGCCGCGGACGCGACGGAAGAAGCGATCCTCAATGCGCTGTTCAGGGCGAACGAGGTCATCGGCCGCGAGGGTCACACGTTCCCCCTGCTGCCGCTCGATGAGGTGCGGGGGATCCTGGAGAGCACGGGAAAGCTTTCGCGGTAAGGGTTGAAAAAACAACATATATGTTGTAGGATGCCGCTGTGAAAGTCAAAGACCTGATTCGCGAACTTGAACGACGCGGTTGGGAATTTGACCGGATGCGCGGCTCGCACCGCGTCTATCGGCATAAGGAGGCGACTCGCCCCGTTGTCGTCGCCCCGCACGGGAGCGAAATGCCCGACATCTGGGCGAAGTCGATTTTGAAACAGGCGGAGCACGCGTTGAAGGACAAATAAGATGAATGATGCCGTGGGATTTTGGGCGATTCTGATGCCCGACAAGGCGAGCGAAACGGTCGGCGTTCGCTTCCATGATTTTCCGAACATCGTCACGTATGGCTTCGACCGCGATCACGCGGTTGAAATGGCGGGCGAAGCATTGAACGGCTGCCTGGAGTCCGATTACGACCGCCACGTGCCGCTACCTGAATCGCGTCGCAAGCCGCGCGTGAAAAAGGGCGAGGAAGCCGTGTTCGTCACACTCGATCCCGACGTCCGCACCGCCTATCTCGTTCGCGGCTGGCGCGAGGAGAGCGGATTGACGCAGGCCCAGATGGCGCGACGCATGGACATTTCGACGCAGGCGTACCAACGGATCGAGCGCCCCGGCCGCGCCAATCTCACAATCGCGACGTTGATGCGCGTCGCCGAGGCGGTCGAAAAACGCCTCGTCATCTCCGCCGAGTAGCCCCCGTCACAAATTAATCAGCTTTCGCGCCAACGGGCACGGCGCCGGAAACGGCTCTCAGCAGCCGCAGCACCCGTCGTCATCGTCATCATCGTCGTCGTCGTCATCGTCGTCATCGCCCGCCGCGTCATCATCGTCGGAGTCGTCGTCATCGGTGTCGTCGTCGTCGGAGTCGTCGTCGTCATCGGCGTCGTCGTCGTCCGAATCATCGTCGTCATCGGTTTCGTCGTCGTCCGAATCATCGTCGTCATCGGTATCGTCGTCGTCATCGCCCGGAACGGTCGTCGTTGTTGTCGTCGTCGTCGTGGTCGTGGTCGTGGTCGTGGGGATGTAACACGCAATCCCCAGCGCCAGGACCGCGAAGTCCGTGGACGTGTCGGCAAATTCCGTACCGCCGCCGGCGGCGTAAAGATCGCCATCCAGGCAGTCCGCGGCGACGTTCTGGCGCGCGTTCGGCAGATCGGCGTCCGCGTTGACCCAGGTTCCGACCCCGAAATCGAAGACATAGGTCGTGGCAGTCGGCTCGATGGACTCATCCCGGCCGCCCATCGTGTAAAATCGCGCGTCGGCGCCGTCGAAGAGAACCGCGTCGCCGGCCTGGTCGAAGCCCTCGGGGAGGTCGGGAAAGGCAGAATCGTTCCACTGGTTGATCGCGGGGTCAAAAACCGCCGCGTGCGCCAATAGTCCCATGCCCGCGCTGTTGCCGCTCGCCGCATAGAGCAATCCGTCGTATCCGAACCCCGCGGCCTCCCATCGCGAAATGCCCATTGACGCGTATTGCGTCCACGTGTTCGTTGCCGGATCGTAGCCGTAAAGAAGGTCGAGATTCGGCGCCGCCGCGCCCGTGAAATATCCGCCGAAACGATAAAGGATGCCCTCGACGACGGCGACCTGATAACCGCCCGAAACAGCCGGCGCCGGCACGTCGGGACCGGTGCTCCATGTATCCCCCGCGATGTCGTAAATGTAGAACGCGTCCGTGAAACTCAGTCCGCCGCCGTCGATATATCCGCCGGGCACAAAAATTCGGCCCCCGTAATACGCGGCGTCGATGCCGCCGACCGCCTCGGGAAGGCTGGCCATGTCATCCCAGGTGTCTCCGGTGGCATCGTACCGCCAAACGGTGTCGTTGTGATCCGATCCGGTCTCCGTTCCGCCGCCGATGTAATAAAGATAGATTCCGTCGCTGACGAGATCGCCGCCCGTCCGCGCCTCCGGAAGCGGTTCGACGAAATTCGACCACTGCGCGGCGGAAGGCCCGGCGAAGACGAAAATGCCCGAAACGATCGTCAACAAACCAACGAATCGGTGTGCCATCGGCGGACCTCCTTGTGCGTATTTCAAAAAACCATACGCCTTCTTGCCGATTGAGCAAGAAGTTTTTCGATTTTCAAGCCGATCCGAAACGCCCCTCGGGCGCCCCACCCGCCTGCCGGACTCCTTCATTGACCTTGGCGCCCCCGCGCTGCTATACACGCCGGACAATTTGAAGGCGCGTGGTGAGACGGGGGCATGGAAGCGCTCCCGCAGGAAAGGCCGGTGAGAGTCCGGCGCGGTCCCGCCACTGTGATGGGCCGGGTTTCGTGACGCGAAAGCGCCGCGGAGCCGGGAGAGCCCACAGCCAGGAAACTGCCCCGCGCGCCGCAAACCGTTCGTCCTTCGGTCGAGGGGACGGGTTTGCCGCGGGCGAAGGCCTTCGGCCCCTTCCGATCTGATCGGGAGGGGTTTTGTTTTGGGCGCCGCCCCTTGCATCCCCTTCTTTCACCGCGGGACCAGGAATCGGCAAAGGAGGATACCCATGACGCCGATGATGACCTGGTCCGCGAAGCGGACCCCTGCTGCGCTCCTGTTCTGTTTGATCCTGGCATTCGGTCTTGCAACCGCCGGTTGTTCGTGTTCCGACGACGGCGGCGGCGGCGACGATCAGGACACCGGCGGACTGCCGGTCCTGGATGACGACGACGACGCGGACGATGACGACACCGCCGACGACGATGTCGCGGACGACGATGACGCGGACGACGACGATGTCGCGGACGACGATGACGCGGACGACGACGACGCGGACGACGATGACGCGGTTGATGACGACGCGGATGACGACACCGAGGTGACGCTCGAATCCATCGAGATCGTCCCGGCATCCGGCGCGGTTCCCGAAGGCGTGACGAAGGGCTTTACCGCCATCGCGCACTACTCTGACGATTCGACGAGCGACGCGGAGGACTTCGTGTGGGCGTCGGACGACACGGACACGTTCACGGTCGATGACGAAGGCAACGTCACCGGCGTGGCCAACGGCCAGGCCGCGCTGTCCGCGAGCCTTGGCGACATGACGGGCGAGGCGGACGTGCTGGTCGGGCCGGATGTGTTTTTCTACGACGGCGTCGCGGCGACGCTGGCCGCTTACGACCGCGGCACGGACACCGTGGACATGGACTATCTCGCCGCGAAGGCGGCGGTCGCGGCGGTGCCGCTCGGGCTTGCGTTGTGGGAAGGCAACGCGCTCATTGTCGAGGGCGGCGATTTCGGCCCCGGCCAGACGGGCGACGAGGGCGTTGTCGCGATCGATCTGTTCACGGGAGCGGTCGGCGCCATCGACCTTCCCGACGCGGACAATCCGAACTTCATTGCCGTTTCCGGCGACACCGCCTACGTGCCGAGCAGCCTCACCAACGAGCTCTTCGCAATTGACCTCGTGACCGGGACGATCGACGACTGGGCCCTCGCGAACGATTGCGCCCCCGGCGACGTTCTCGTGCACGACGGGCGCGTCTTCGTGGCATGCACCGGATTCGACAGTATCAATTTCACCTACGCCGATCCCGGACGCATAGCGATCGTGGATCTGTCGGACGACTCCGTGTCGTACGTCAATCTCTCGCAGGTGAACCCCGGCGCGCTGGCCGCAAATCCCGACGGCACGTCGTTGTACGTGGCTTGTACGGGCGACTATTTCTCGGAATTCGGCGCTGTGGACGAGATCGACCTGGCCACCGATGCCGTCGTGGATACGGTGGACCTGACCGGCACGGCGCTGACCAGCCTCGCGATGACGCCGGCCGGCCTCGCGTTCCTTGGCGATTCGTTCGCCGGGAACGTTTACGTGCTCGACACGTCGGACAATTCGCTCACGAAGGACACGGGCGATCCCATCGTCGTCGCGGACGCGTTCTGGATCGCCGAGGTCGCATACAATCCGTTCGGCAACACGGTATACGTCGCGGACTGGACGAACCAACAGATCGCCGTTTTCGACGCGGCCACGTTCGCGGAGGGGACGGCGCTTGCCGCGACGAATCCGTCGGGCTTCGCGTTCTGGAATTGGTGATGGCGTCCTCGAGGTCGAGGATCGACGATCGAGATTTGAGGATCGAGGGCGGCGCACGCCGCCCCTTTCGCCGTCGCGAAACCCGCTCCCTTACGGTCGCGGTTCGTCATTCCGGGCTGGCCGGGATGTTCCTTATTGCTCTCGCGGTCTCGTTTTTCCTCGCGCCGCTGGCCTGCGGCGACGTGGGTGGCGGCGACGGCGATGACGATGACGACGACGATGTCCCGGGGGATGATGACGATTTCGCCAATGGAGATGACGACGATTCCGGCGACGACGACACCGACGACGATGACGATGCCGGGGACGACGACGACGCGGACGGCGATGACGACGACAAACCCGATCCGCCCGAGACGCGATATTTCGCCGCGGACGTGATCGACTACGAGATCGGCGTATCCGGCGGGTTCGGCGAGGATTACCTGCCGGGCAATGTTCTCGGTGCGCCGGTGGGTTTCGGCCCCGGACAAGGCAACAACGACGAGCGGGACGTCTTTTCGCTCGGTCACGGCGGCTGGATCGTACTCGAGATGAAGGTCGATATCGCCGACGGAGACGGCCCTGACTTTGTCGTTTTCGAAAATCCGTTCAACATCGGTGATACGGGACTGCGTTTCATCGAGACGGCGTTTGTCGAGGTGAGCGCCGACGGCGTCGACTTCGTGCGCATGCCGAACGACTACGATCCCACGGACGTTTCGCCGCAGGCCGATCCCGCGAGTTTTTCGGGATTCGCGGGCGTGACGACGGTATCGGCGAATCTCGATCCCGATGGCGACGGCGAAACGGACGACTGGATCGATCCCGCCGACCTCACCGTATCCGGAGGCGACGCGTTCGATCTGGCCGACGCGGGGCTCGCGAGCGCGCGTTACGTTCGGATCATCGACACGGGCAGTATCGCCCGCGCGCCGGGTACGGAGTCGTACGACGACGACGGCACGCTGATCGAGGATCAGGGGAATCTGGCGCCGTTATCCGGCGACAAGGACGGGTTTGATCTCGACGCGGTGTGCGTCATCCATGCGGTAACGCGATAACGAAGGCTGGACACGAGGCGGCGGCCGGGAAAACCCGGCCGCCGCCTTGCGATTGATCGAATGCCTCGACGGGCGGCTATTTCAGGTGCCGTTCGAAGAAATCGAAGACGTCCGCGAATCCGTCCGTGTACCCGTACGGCTCCACACGCATGGGGATCGGCGGGTATCCATTCCGCTCGTTGATGATCGCCGAATAGCGATAAAGATCGGGCGCGGTGTCGTCGATGGGCCCGGGCGAATCGCCGGGGGGCTGGAGCCAGAGCGTGTCGCAGTCGGACACCACCGCTTTCAGGTGCGGGTCGATCCACGCCAGCGCGTTGCCGGTCACGGCGCCGCCGGAGTGGCCATAAAATCCGATGCTGTCCGCGCGCACGTCCGGCCTCGCGCGCAGGTAGCGCACGGCGAGCATCCCCTCGTACACGCGCAGGCCCGGGAACGTGAACCCGGATGACAACAGCTCCATCGAGACAAGGTTCTCGAAGGCGTCGGCATAGTTGACCCGCAGCCAGAGGACAAGAACGACGTAACCGCGCTCGGCCAGTTTAAGCGCGTGATACTGATCGCGCATGACCCAGGGATTGTCGCCGTGACCGTGCATCGCGGCGATCGCCGGATACCGGCCGGGCGCCTTGGGGCGAATGAGCAAGCCCTTGAATCGGCCGACGTACAGGTCGGTGAAAAGAATCTGCTCCTCAATCACGGTTTCCTTCACTTCACGCGATATCACCGACGCGGAAAACCGGCGTTGTGCAAAGCCGTCGACGAGAAAGCCGATGCGCAGCCCTTCGATCATCTTGAGGGTCAATGCCTCGCGAAGAATGGGCGTGCCGATGTCGAGCGGCGACGGGTGGTTTTTGATATCGAGCATGAACGCGAGCTCGTCCGCGGGGATGGGGTCGGCATGCCCCGCGGCCCGATCGATAAAGCGCAGGTAGTCATCGACGCACGTTCCGGGATCGGTGCAGTCCCAGTCGTCACCGACAACGGTCTCGATATCGACAATATCGTTCGGTTCGGGGCGCTCTTCACCGGATGCATCGCGGCGCAAATGAGGCCGTTCGTCAGCAGGGAGATCGAGCGACGCGCCCGTCCCGCCCGCTTGTTCCCCGCTGTCGCCGGGTACGACGGCCGTGTCCGCATTTCCGGCCGTGTCGCAACCCGACAGGACGCATCCGATCGTCATCGCGAAGGCGATCGCGGGCATACGAAGCCTGGCTGTCCACGTTATCGAGAACATGTCATCCGCCCGGTTGCCGCCGGCGGCGGCCGTGAATGTTTTGTTACAGGTGCTGATCGAAGAACGCGGATATGGCGCCGCGCGCGCCTTCGTAACCGTAGGGGACCTCAAGCGTCGGTACGGACGTTGTCGATGGATCGTTGATGTGCGGATGCAGCACGTAAAGCCCCGGCGCCGTGTCGTCGAGGATCATGTCCGCTTCGCTCAGATAGGTGCCTTCGTTGTCGCTGACGTACGCGGCGATGCGCGGTTCGATCCGGACCGTCAGATTGCTTGCCATGCTGCCGCTGGAGTGGCCGATCAGGCCGATCGATTTTTCGTCGATGATGTCGTCGCGGTAGCGCAAATACTTGAAAAGCAGCAGCGTTTCGTAGGTGCGCAGCGTGTAGAACGCGAAGCCATCCAGAAGCATGTTTTCGGACACCATGACTTCAAAGCTGTCGCCCTGGATCGCGCGAAAATCCAGCACGGCCAAAGCGTAGCCCTCGTCGACGAATGCCTTGCCGTCGTTCTCGCCGATCCAGCCCCAGGCGTCCTGCCCGTGCCCGTGCACGGCCATGATCGCCGGAACCTTCTTATTGGTCTTCGGGCGCATCAAGACCACACGGAACTGCCCGACCCAGGGGTCTTCAAAAAGCAGCGTCGACTCGGTGTACGTTCCGTGATCGAAGTAAGCCGTTCGCGTCACCGTCAACGCCCGCGTTTCCAGGCCATCCAGAAGAAATCGCATGTTGAGGCCGTCGTCGATGACGCGTTTTCGGAGTTCGGGCTGCGTAAACGGTCCCGGTTCGATAAGGGGAATGAGGTTTTTCTCGTCAAGGAGCCAGTCGAGGCGGGCCTGGCTGATCGGCTTCGAGAACGGAACCGCGCTTTCCATGAACTCGAAATAGTCGCCGACGCAGCTACCCGGCGTCGCGCACTCCCAGTCGCCGCCGAAATCTTCGAGCTCGGTGACGTTGGTCCATTTCGCGAGAGTCAGGTGTCGCACGCCGTACGGCGCGTCCCAGCCGGCTTTGGGGAACCCTTCGCCCTCGATGGACGCGGCCACGGCGGCTCGGGCCGCGCGCGCCGGGGCGGCATCGGCCGCCGCGGGGAGAAGGAGCGCCAGGATGAGCGCACCTGCGGCAAGGAGCTGCGCGTGACGCCAATCTCCGAACCGATTTTTTATTATTTTCGTTGACATCTTTGTTTTCCCGAACCGGCGTGGTGCGGCCCGACGCCATTTGTTTACGCTACGAATACGTCCGAATGGGAAACGCGAATATCGGGGAAGACCGGAACTATGCGGCAGGGGTTTTGCCTAGGCCGGACGGACCCTTAGCGGGAATTTCGCGGCCCGACATTGAGCCGATTCGGCTCGGCCCCACGCGCCGCGTGATGTACACGCGGCCGTCACGGATAGCCTCGATCGCGTCATGGATCTCGACGAAGGCCGATTCCTTCACGAGAAAGGCCGAAGCGCCGGCTTGCGTGGCGACTTCGGCATACAGCCGCTCGGGGTAGACCGTCATGACAATCACCCGGGTCCCGGGCGAGACCGCGCGAATCCGGCGCGTGACGTCGATGCCGTTGGTCGGCGAAAGCGACATCTCGACGATGGCGAAATCGGGCGAAAGCCTGGTGGTCGCCTCGACGGCCGCGTCGCCGCTGTCGGCTTCGCCGACGAGCTGGTTTTCGGGATCAACGGAAAGGATCGACCATATCACGCGCCGCGCGATGGGGCTTTCGTCGGCTATGAGAAATCGCGTCACCTTCGCCTCGTTCAGGATCCGGACGCATGTCCGGATACCTCTGAAGAGTCGCCCGGCGCGGGTTAGGAAACCATCGGGGATCGCCCGATTCGCGCTTGGGGAAACCCGGAAAGCGCGCGGCGCGGTTCAGCGTTCGATCGGGGAAGGCGCCCCGCCGCCCTCGTCGTTCGGGAATGGGCGGATCGGCGCAATTATTTTTCGAGCGTGGTGATACCTTCTCGGATGGCGTATTTGGTCAGCTCGGCGACGCTGTGCAGATCGAGTTTTAGCATGATCTGTTGCCGGTGCGTTTCGACGGTTTTCACCGAAAGGTGGAGGACTTCGGCGATTTCGCGCGTCGGCTTGCCCTCGGCGACGAGCTGCAGCACCTCGCGTTCACGCGGCGAAATACGGGGGCCCTCGACGGGCGCGGGATTCGTCACGCGGCGCACGTAGTCATCGACCACGATGCCCGTCACCTTGGGCGACAGGTAGGTCTGCCCGCGCGCAGCGGTGCGGATCGCGTCGGCAAGCTCCTCGAACGCGCAGTCCTTCATCAAGAATCCCGTCGCGCCACTCTTGAGCGCGCTTGTGACAAAGCGCTTGTCTCCGTGCATGGACAGGATGACGACGCGGACTTTCGGCATCTCCTCGAGGATCAGACGCGTCGCCTCCACGCCGTTCAAATTCGGCATGGTGATATCCATGACGACGACATCCGGGGTCAGCTTGCGACAGGCGGCGATCGCGGCGCGCCCGTCATCCGCCTCGCCGACGACCTCCATGCCGCGTTCGTTGGCCAGCAGTGTGCGATAGCCTTCGCGCACGATTTTGTGATCGTCAACGAGCAGAATCCGGATATTGTTCATGCGGCTCCTTCCGCCGCGGGGGATGCGCGCGGAACAATCAGGCGCACGACCGTGCCCTCCCCCATGCGGCTATCAATTTCCAGGCGCCCGCCCAGGTGGCGAACCCGCTCGCGCAGATTGAAAAGCCCGAAACTGCCCTCCCTCCGAGTCGTTCGGGTCAGCGCGGGGTCAAAGCCTATGCCGTTGTCCCGTACCTCAACGACGACCTGGGCGCCGCGCTCGGCGACGGTGACGCGCGCGCCGGTCGCGCCGGCATGTTTAACCACGTTATTCAACAGCTCCCGAACTCCCGTGAACAACACCAGGCGCGAATCGTCGGACAGCGGGATGCTCTCGTAGCTTTCGTCCACCTGAACGGGCAGCCCGTGCGCGATCTGCGCCTGCTCTCCGAGCCACGCGACCGCCGCGCGAAAGCCCAATTCATGCAGCACCGGCGGCGACAGTTCGTATGTGAGCGCGCGCGTGTCGACGATCGCCTGTCCGACTTGCGCTACCAGATCCTCGAGCGGCGCCTGCGCCTCGCGTCCCGCCGAAGCCTGGACGAGCGCGGATAGCCGGATCTTCACGAGCGCGAGCGACTGCGCGATGCGGTCGTGGATCTCGGTGGCGATGCGCTTGCGCTCCCGCTCCTCGGCGAGTTCGAGCTGCGCGACCATGGATCGGAGCTGATTTTGATAATCCTGTAGCCGGTCTTCGAACTCGTGCTGACGGGTGACGTCGCGCGACACGCCGACAAGTCGCCGCACGCCGCCGTCGGGATCGCGGATGGGGCTGACCACCGTATGGAAATACCGGCGTCGATCCCCGGTGTCGAGATGCCAATCGAAGTGCGAGACGTTGCCCGAAAGCGCGCGTTCGTACGCGGCGCGGTGACGGGGCGCCTGTTCGCGCGAAAAAACATCGTCGACGGTCTTGCCGACGACGTTCCGCACCGACGCGTCGTCATCGCCCGGTCCGCCCCAGACACCTTCGTACTCGAGGCGGTGATTGACGAGAAAAATGTAGTCATCCATCGAGCCGACCAGCGACCCGTACAACGCCTCGCTTTTTCGCAGCGCTTCGTGGGATTCGTGGATCAATTCGTCGCGCTTGGTGAGCACGCCGAAAAGCACCGCGCCGGTCAGCGCGACAAAAACGATGTCCTCGAGCGCCTGCAACGTGAAACGCACACCGCGCGGCAAGTCCAGATTGAGGATGACGGCGTGATTGACGGTGATGCGCGCGGTGGCCAGGAACAGGTACAGCAACAGGATGCGCGACGGCGTCAGATCGCGAAAAACCGACTGAATCCGCACCACAATATCCCCCGTTTGTTCAAGGCCATGTGCCGGCAGGCGGGCATCCCGCAACGATGCGAAAAAATTATAGCGGGGAATACCACGGTGAAGCTACCGCCATCGGTGGCTCCGCACGGTGCGTTGCGTGCGATGACCTTCCAGACTTCCGGACTTCCAGACTATTCAAATCGGGCACGGGCGCGGGCGCGGGCGCGGATCGGACGCCGAAATCGGAAAAAAGACAAAAAAAGAGAGAGACTGGCGTCTCTCTGAGGGAGGGTAGCAATCAGGTAGTTGAACCAGGAAGGAAGGAGGGTGTCCTTCGTTCTCGCAAAAACAACTATGCCACACTGCCCAGGGCACGTCAACAATTTTCTGAGCCTCGCCGCAAATTTTTGATGATTGGCGAGCGAGCTTGCGAAAATCGCGTTTGCGCGTGCCACGCCCGAAACCAAATATAGCGTCAACTTCCTTGAAAATATTGAACTTTGCGTCCAATGTCCCGCGATTTTCCACGATCGGTCAAAATTACAAAAAGGCGACGACGGCGGCATCAGATTTCTGTCACGCGCGTCCTGCGGTGCTCCGGCCGGACTCGAACCGCGATTTGTCAGCTTTGGGTGCAACGACCACCGCGACCTTGAAAAAACGGCGCGCTTTCGATTGCGATCGGGCGCCCGGCCGGTGTAAATGGACGTTCGGTGATTGATCTCCCCTGTCGATGGGGCCCCTAGGTATGCCAGCGTCCGCGCGTCCATCGCATCGCGCCGGCCGCGCGTTTGGAGGAGCCATGTCCAATTCCAAGACGATCGACTCCATCAGCCTCGAAAACCGTGTCTTTCCCGTGCCCGAGGGTTTCCGCGACAAGGCGTGGATCAAGACCCGCGAGGACTACGAGACCATGTACCGGCGTTCGATCGAGAACCCGGACGCGTTCTGGGGCGAAATCGCGGACACCTTCTGGTGGGAAAAGAAATGGAATCGCGTGTCTTTCGGCGATTTTCACAAACCCGAAATCCGATGGTTTGACGGCGGCCGGACGAACATCACCGTCAATTGCCTGGACCGCCACCTCGACGCACGCGGCGACCATGTCGCGTACTTCTGGGAGGGCAACGAGCCCGGCGAGGATCGGCGCATCACCTACCGCGAGCTGTACGAGGATGTCTGCCGCACCGCGAACGTGCTGCGTGAGCTGGGCGTGAAAAAGGGCGATCGCGTCTCGATCTATCTCCCCATGATCCCCGAGCTTGTCGTCGCCGTGCTCGCTTGCGCGCGTATCGGCGCGATTCACAGCGTCGTGTTCGCCGGCTTTTCGGCCGAGTCGCTCAAGGACCGCATCCTTGACGCCAACTGTACGTTCGTCATCACCGCGGACGCGGTCATGCGCGGCTCCAAGCCGGTGCTTCTGAAAAAGGAAGCCGACGAGGCGATTCGCCTGTGTGCCCGCGCGGGGCACGAGGTCAGAACGTGCCTCGTTGTACGTCGCACGGGCGACGCGGTCGACTGGACCGGCGGCCGCGACCGCTGGTGGCACGATCTCGTGCCGAAAGCCCCATCCGAATGCGCTCCCGAAATCATGGACGCGGAAGATCCGCTGTTCGTCCTTTACACGTCGGGTTCGACGGGAAAACCCAAGGGCGCGCTGCACACCATCGGCGGGTACATGATCTTTACGGCGACGACGTTCAAATACGTCTTCGACTACCACGACGGCGAT
It contains:
- a CDS encoding P1 family peptidase gives rise to the protein MGFRAVTIAFALLALCALATIASTADKIERLRAREMGVKIGRLKTGPLNAITDVKGVKVGHATLTEGDNVRTGVTVVLPHGGNLFQEKVPAAIFLGNAFGKLAGYTQVEELGNIETPIALTNTLNIGPVVEGLVRYTLAQPGNGELQSINAVAGEVNDGFLSDIQGLHVRPKHVFEAIENAAGGPVPEGSVGGGHGARTMGYKSGIGTASRVVKIGDKKYTLGVLVTSNFGGSLVVDGIPVGRILAKKMRSAELGMRNEMQAALTTESTEDTEGNYDVSRDVGAASDSARSASHRQSATLASDTGASSDNDDDFPEDERGSCVVVIATDAPVLARNLKRLGARANQALGRVGSHFSNGSGDYFIAFSTHPDLRIKHGATMTGGSELENAAMNPLFVAAADATEEAILNALFRANEVIGREGHTFPLLPLDEVRGILESTGKLSR
- a CDS encoding type II toxin-antitoxin system HicA family toxin, coding for MKVKDLIRELERRGWEFDRMRGSHRVYRHKEATRPVVVAPHGSEMPDIWAKSILKQAEHALKDK
- a CDS encoding helix-turn-helix domain-containing protein gives rise to the protein MNDAVGFWAILMPDKASETVGVRFHDFPNIVTYGFDRDHAVEMAGEALNGCLESDYDRHVPLPESRRKPRVKKGEEAVFVTLDPDVRTAYLVRGWREESGLTQAQMARRMDISTQAYQRIERPGRANLTIATLMRVAEAVEKRLVISAE
- a CDS encoding Ig-like domain-containing protein, with translation MTPMMTWSAKRTPAALLFCLILAFGLATAGCSCSDDGGGGDDQDTGGLPVLDDDDDADDDDTADDDVADDDDADDDDVADDDDADDDDADDDDAVDDDADDDTEVTLESIEIVPASGAVPEGVTKGFTAIAHYSDDSTSDAEDFVWASDDTDTFTVDDEGNVTGVANGQAALSASLGDMTGEADVLVGPDVFFYDGVAATLAAYDRGTDTVDMDYLAAKAAVAAVPLGLALWEGNALIVEGGDFGPGQTGDEGVVAIDLFTGAVGAIDLPDADNPNFIAVSGDTAYVPSSLTNELFAIDLVTGTIDDWALANDCAPGDVLVHDGRVFVACTGFDSINFTYADPGRIAIVDLSDDSVSYVNLSQVNPGALAANPDGTSLYVACTGDYFSEFGAVDEIDLATDAVVDTVDLTGTALTSLAMTPAGLAFLGDSFAGNVYVLDTSDNSLTKDTGDPIVVADAFWIAEVAYNPFGNTVYVADWTNQQIAVFDAATFAEGTALAATNPSGFAFWNW
- a CDS encoding response regulator transcription factor → MTRFLIADESPIARRVIWSILSVDPENQLVGEADSGDAAVEATTRLSPDFAIVEMSLSPTNGIDVTRRIRAVSPGTRVIVMTVYPERLYAEVATQAGASAFLVKESAFVEIHDAIEAIRDGRVYITRRVGPSRIGSMSGREIPAKGPSGLGKTPAA
- a CDS encoding response regulator transcription factor; this translates as MNNIRILLVDDHKIVREGYRTLLANERGMEVVGEADDGRAAIAACRKLTPDVVVMDITMPNLNGVEATRLILEEMPKVRVVILSMHGDKRFVTSALKSGATGFLMKDCAFEELADAIRTAARGQTYLSPKVTGIVVDDYVRRVTNPAPVEGPRISPREREVLQLVAEGKPTREIAEVLHLSVKTVETHRQQIMLKLDLHSVAELTKYAIREGITTLEK
- a CDS encoding PAS domain-containing protein, whose amino-acid sequence is MRIQSVFRDLTPSRILLLYLFLATARITVNHAVILNLDLPRGVRFTLQALEDIVFVALTGAVLFGVLTKRDELIHESHEALRKSEALYGSLVGSMDDYIFLVNHRLEYEGVWGGPGDDDASVRNVVGKTVDDVFSREQAPRHRAAYERALSGNVSHFDWHLDTGDRRRYFHTVVSPIRDPDGGVRRLVGVSRDVTRQHEFEDRLQDYQNQLRSMVAQLELAEERERKRIATEIHDRIAQSLALVKIRLSALVQASAGREAQAPLEDLVAQVGQAIVDTRALTYELSPPVLHELGFRAAVAWLGEQAQIAHGLPVQVDESYESIPLSDDSRLVLFTGVRELLNNVVKHAGATGARVTVAERGAQVVVEVRDNGIGFDPALTRTTRREGSFGLFNLRERVRHLGGRLEIDSRMGEGTVVRLIVPRASPAAEGAA